A genomic segment from Sediminicoccus rosea encodes:
- a CDS encoding restriction endonuclease subunit S — MSSKVKSSADKGERTALVPKLRFPEFQEAAAWETAPGDELFQQVNNREAPPGLPILAITQEHGAIPRHMIDYHVSVTDKSLETYKEVRPGDFIISLRSFQGGIEFSEYHGICSPAYVILRKRGRLSDTFYRQHFKSHDFIQQLTRNLEGLRDGKMISYKQFSELQLLKPTLLEQQKIADCLDSADALIAAQERKVEALRAHKKGLMLQLFPQEGETQPSLRFPEFEGAGEWQEHKLGDICELYQPVTLSSSELTMTGEHLVYGANGVIGTHNEYNHADSEVAVTCRGATCGEVTRTQPMSWITGNAMVVRPRSARLEKDFLFQYFKNHGLKSVISGSAQPQITRAGFAPLPVSFPAPAEQERIADCLSSLDDLIAAESRKIDAFKTHKRGLMQQLFPLVVENDA, encoded by the coding sequence ATGAGCAGTAAGGTGAAATCATCTGCCGACAAAGGCGAAAGGACTGCTTTGGTGCCCAAGCTGCGGTTTCCGGAGTTTCAGGAAGCTGCCGCCTGGGAAACAGCGCCTGGCGACGAGCTATTCCAGCAAGTCAACAACCGCGAAGCGCCACCAGGCCTTCCGATCCTTGCCATCACGCAAGAACATGGTGCAATCCCGAGACATATGATCGATTATCATGTTTCGGTGACCGACAAGAGTCTTGAGACTTACAAGGAAGTGCGCCCCGGAGATTTCATTATCAGTCTACGCTCCTTTCAGGGCGGCATCGAATTTTCTGAGTATCATGGCATCTGTAGCCCAGCCTATGTGATACTTCGCAAGCGTGGGCGATTGTCAGACACGTTCTACCGGCAGCATTTCAAGTCACATGACTTCATTCAACAGCTGACTCGAAACCTCGAAGGTCTGCGCGACGGGAAGATGATCAGCTACAAGCAGTTTTCCGAACTGCAACTGCTGAAACCCACCCTACTCGAACAACAAAAGATCGCCGACTGCCTGGACTCGGCGGACGCTCTAATTGCCGCGCAGGAGCGGAAGGTGGAGGCGCTGCGGGCCCACAAGAAGGGCCTGATGCTGCAGCTTTTTCCCCAGGAAGGTGAAACCCAACCCAGCCTCCGCTTCCCCGAGTTTGAAGGGGCGGGGGAGTGGCAAGAACATAAACTGGGAGACATTTGCGAGCTATATCAGCCGGTCACCTTGTCTTCCTCCGAACTGACAATGACTGGCGAGCACCTTGTTTATGGAGCGAATGGCGTCATTGGAACCCACAACGAATACAATCATGCCGACAGCGAAGTCGCAGTTACCTGCCGTGGCGCAACATGTGGCGAGGTCACAAGAACGCAGCCCATGTCTTGGATCACCGGGAATGCGATGGTTGTTCGCCCGAGATCAGCCAGGTTGGAGAAGGACTTCCTCTTCCAGTACTTCAAGAACCACGGCCTCAAGTCAGTCATCAGCGGTTCAGCCCAGCCACAGATAACGCGGGCCGGCTTCGCCCCGTTGCCAGTCTCTTTCCCAGCCCCGGCAGAGCAAGAGCGCATCGCCGACTGCCTCAGCTCCCTCGATGACCTCATCGCCGCCGAAAGCCGAAAGATCGACGCCTTCAAGACCCACAAGAGGGGGCTGATGCAGCAGCTTTTCCCTTTGGTAGTCGAGAATGACGCATGA
- a CDS encoding AAA family ATPase — translation MSGIRTYQSLAKLVSRLRDDLNDTDLVLLYAYNRTGKTRLSMEFKDAGKRKTRKNPKGTPDTLYFNAFTEDLFVWENDLEGDSIRRLQLNEKSSFFNAMTELALDETIARYLFRYADFEFDFTYKEVQQEKGTISKPDFVSFRKGDETNIKVSRGEQNIFIWCVFMAICERMLDGHQSYQGKKYLYIDDPISSLDDNNAISVACDLAKLLRRAATRKDGNSAPAPIRVIFSSHHALFFNVMCNEISRRLEGEPKITHKRYFLHRPGGDGAYTLQATDDTPFFHHVATLVELQRAADPAKGKLYTFHFNALRSVMEKTASFFGHPSIAFCLKALDKEEDRALFNRALNLLSHGAYAIHEPTEMGEDNKELFRRILREFIASFDFALPGVIATQPAPAPEEAPAQ, via the coding sequence ATGAGCGGCATCCGTACTTATCAGAGCCTGGCCAAGCTTGTGAGCCGACTGCGGGACGATCTGAACGACACCGATCTCGTGCTGCTTTACGCCTATAACCGCACTGGGAAGACACGCCTGTCGATGGAGTTCAAGGACGCGGGAAAGCGCAAGACAAGGAAGAACCCCAAAGGGACGCCCGACACGCTCTATTTCAACGCCTTCACCGAGGATCTGTTCGTCTGGGAAAACGACCTTGAAGGCGACAGCATCCGCCGCCTGCAACTAAATGAGAAATCGTCATTCTTCAATGCGATGACCGAACTCGCATTGGATGAAACGATTGCACGGTATCTCTTCCGATATGCCGACTTCGAATTCGATTTCACTTACAAGGAAGTTCAGCAAGAGAAGGGGACCATATCAAAGCCGGACTTTGTGAGTTTCCGAAAGGGTGACGAGACAAACATCAAGGTATCGCGCGGCGAGCAGAACATCTTCATCTGGTGCGTGTTCATGGCGATCTGCGAGCGCATGCTGGATGGGCATCAATCGTATCAGGGTAAGAAATACCTCTATATCGACGACCCGATCTCGTCTTTGGATGACAACAACGCGATCTCTGTCGCCTGCGACCTCGCCAAGCTTCTTCGCCGGGCGGCCACGCGGAAAGATGGCAATAGCGCGCCTGCACCGATCAGGGTGATCTTCTCTTCTCACCATGCGCTGTTCTTCAACGTGATGTGCAACGAAATCAGCAGGCGGCTCGAGGGCGAGCCAAAGATCACCCACAAACGGTATTTCTTGCACCGCCCGGGCGGCGACGGTGCCTACACGCTTCAAGCCACCGACGACACGCCCTTCTTCCATCACGTCGCTACCTTAGTCGAGTTGCAGCGTGCCGCTGATCCCGCGAAGGGCAAGCTCTACACCTTCCATTTCAATGCCTTGCGCAGCGTCATGGAGAAGACGGCCTCTTTCTTCGGGCATCCGAGCATCGCGTTCTGCCTGAAGGCGCTCGATAAAGAGGAGGATCGGGCGCTGTTCAACCGCGCCCTAAATCTGCTCAGCCATGGCGCATATGCAATCCACGAACCCACTGAGATGGGCGAGGACAACAAGGAGCTTTTCCGCCGCATCCTGCGCGAATTCATCGCGAGTTTTGATTTCGCCTTGCCAGGAGTCATCGCCACCCAACCCGCACCCGCCCCAGAGGAGGCCCCCGCACAATGA
- a CDS encoding type I restriction-modification system subunit M: MNDQTQKQLGKTLWNIADTLRGAMNADDFRDYMLSFLFLRYLSDNYELAAKKELGRDYPDPNVIGNGGRSPLSVWYAENPDDVVAFEKQMRLKAHYVIKPEHLWTSIAHMARTQNGELLNTLQAGFKYIENESFQSTFGGLFSEINLGSDKLGRSYAERNAKLCTIITEIAKGLADFSSDVDALGDAYEYLIGQFAAGSGKKAGEFYTPQQVSDILSAIVTLDSQEPATGKKDRLASVLDFACGSGSLLLNVRKRMGPHGIGKIYGQEKNITTYNLARMNMLLHGVKDTEFEIYHGDTLTNDWDILRELNPAKKPAFDAIVANPPFSLRWEPTEAMGDDVRFKNYGLAPKSAADFAFLLHGFHYLKDEGVMAIILPHGVLFRGGAEERIRTKLLKDGHIDTVIGLPANLFYSTGIPVCVLVLKKCKKPDDVLFINAAEHFAKGKRQNQLTDDHIAKIIDTYKFRKEEDRYSKRVSMERIAEEGFNLNISRYISTAVGEDEIDLSATQGELVQIDKQIQDATSRHNAFLKELGLLPLPC; encoded by the coding sequence ATGAACGACCAAACTCAAAAACAGCTGGGCAAGACGCTCTGGAACATCGCCGATACGCTGCGTGGCGCGATGAACGCGGACGATTTCCGCGATTACATGCTGTCGTTCCTCTTCCTGCGCTACCTCTCTGACAATTACGAGCTGGCCGCGAAGAAGGAGCTCGGGCGCGACTACCCCGATCCTAACGTGATCGGCAATGGCGGACGCTCGCCCCTATCGGTTTGGTACGCGGAGAACCCTGATGACGTGGTGGCTTTTGAAAAGCAGATGCGCCTCAAGGCGCATTACGTCATCAAACCGGAGCACCTCTGGACCAGCATCGCCCATATGGCGCGCACACAGAATGGGGAACTGCTGAACACCCTGCAGGCGGGCTTCAAATACATCGAGAACGAGTCCTTCCAGAGCACGTTCGGCGGCCTGTTTTCGGAGATCAATCTCGGCTCTGACAAGCTCGGCCGGTCATACGCTGAACGTAACGCTAAGCTCTGCACCATCATTACCGAGATCGCCAAGGGTCTCGCCGACTTCTCGTCCGACGTGGACGCGCTGGGTGACGCCTATGAATATCTCATCGGCCAATTCGCTGCCGGTTCCGGCAAGAAGGCAGGCGAATTTTATACTCCGCAACAGGTGTCAGATATCCTGTCCGCGATCGTGACGCTCGACAGCCAAGAGCCCGCGACCGGCAAGAAGGATCGCCTCGCCAGCGTGCTCGACTTCGCGTGCGGCTCCGGTTCGCTGCTGCTGAATGTGCGTAAGCGCATGGGACCGCACGGCATCGGCAAAATCTACGGGCAGGAAAAGAACATCACCACCTACAACCTCGCCCGCATGAACATGCTGTTGCACGGCGTGAAGGATACTGAGTTTGAAATCTACCACGGCGACACGTTGACCAATGACTGGGACATTTTGCGCGAGTTGAATCCCGCCAAGAAGCCCGCTTTTGATGCCATCGTGGCTAACCCGCCTTTCAGCTTGCGCTGGGAACCGACCGAGGCGATGGGCGACGATGTGCGGTTCAAGAACTACGGGCTGGCGCCTAAGTCGGCCGCGGACTTTGCCTTCCTTCTGCACGGTTTCCATTACCTGAAGGACGAGGGCGTGATGGCCATCATCCTTCCTCACGGCGTGCTGTTCAGAGGTGGGGCAGAAGAGCGCATTCGCACGAAGCTGCTTAAGGACGGCCACATCGACACCGTCATCGGTCTGCCTGCGAACCTGTTCTATTCGACGGGTATCCCGGTTTGCGTCCTCGTGCTGAAGAAGTGCAAGAAGCCGGATGATGTGCTGTTCATCAACGCGGCGGAGCATTTTGCTAAAGGCAAGCGCCAGAACCAACTCACTGATGACCACATCGCCAAGATTATCGACACATACAAGTTCCGTAAGGAAGAGGACCGGTACTCCAAGCGCGTAAGCATGGAGCGCATCGCTGAGGAAGGCTTCAACCTGAACATATCGCGCTACATCAGCACGGCCGTGGGTGAAGACGAGATTGATCTATCGGCAACGCAGGGCGAACTCGTTCAGATCGACAAGCAAATCCAGGACGCAACTTCGAGGCACAACGCCTTCTTGAAGGAACTTGGGCTCCTTCCGTTGCCGTGCTAG
- a CDS encoding recombinase family protein encodes MLVGYARVSTQDQNPDLQLDALRAAGCERVFVEKASGAQRDRPELSAVLSFIRPGDSLVVWKLDRLARSMKQLIETVEGLEAKGIGFRSLTEAIDTTTAGGRLVFHIFGALAEFERSIIRERTRAGLDAARARGRKGGRPSKLKEEDLRAARALLADASITVEEAAKRLKVSPATLYRHLPGGRTA; translated from the coding sequence ATGCTCGTCGGATATGCCCGCGTCTCGACACAGGACCAGAACCCAGACCTTCAGCTCGACGCACTAAGGGCGGCGGGCTGCGAGCGGGTCTTTGTCGAGAAGGCCTCAGGGGCACAACGGGACCGGCCCGAGCTCTCGGCCGTGCTGTCCTTCATCCGGCCAGGCGATAGCCTGGTAGTCTGGAAGCTCGACCGGCTGGCCCGGTCTATGAAGCAGCTTATCGAGACGGTTGAGGGGCTAGAGGCGAAGGGGATTGGATTCCGGTCGCTAACGGAAGCCATAGACACCACCACGGCCGGAGGCCGGTTGGTGTTTCACATCTTCGGGGCGCTCGCGGAGTTCGAGCGATCAATCATCCGGGAACGGACCCGCGCGGGGCTCGATGCCGCAAGGGCACGCGGTAGGAAGGGCGGACGGCCATCTAAGCTCAAAGAAGAGGATCTGCGGGCGGCCCGCGCGCTCCTGGCCGATGCCTCAATCACGGTCGAGGAAGCAGCGAAGCGCCTCAAGGTCTCGCCTGCGACGCTCTACAGACACCTCCCAGGAGGACGCACGGCCTAG
- a CDS encoding DUF3768 domain-containing protein yields the protein MTDIIIPPNTARIRELNDAFRSTFIGGRVFITEGIRARGQAFESACVEAVQTFSDFTEDNDPYHEHNFGRVVIEGTNVFWKIDYYARDLAHGSENPADGFHTTRVMTIMLASEY from the coding sequence ATGACAGACATCATCATCCCCCCGAATACAGCCCGCATCCGCGAGCTCAACGACGCCTTCCGGAGCACCTTCATAGGCGGTCGGGTCTTCATCACCGAAGGCATCCGCGCCCGAGGCCAGGCCTTCGAGAGCGCATGCGTCGAAGCCGTCCAAACCTTCAGCGACTTCACCGAGGACAATGACCCCTACCACGAGCACAATTTCGGCCGCGTGGTGATTGAAGGCACCAATGTCTTCTGGAAGATCGACTACTACGCACGGGACCTCGCCCACGGCTCCGAAAACCCGGCTGATGGTTTCCACACGACCCGCGTCATGACCATCATGCTTGCGTCGGAATACTGA
- a CDS encoding type IV secretory system conjugative DNA transfer family protein: MATGGPSQKGAQPQRKEEPGSEERLPWWERPVAAFVVFAAGVLPIYLLATPERPPFISRSDYIDAQFLQVLYGVFYPALWLAAGFLLVFLLHLLRVYRYIAYGILALAVLYVLLIPGISETLTSVTSGVAFIVGLLWAASRFFPARFRRPTTYGSATWADAAHLEKAGLFGEGGLILGRYQREAPKRGKPLPTPQLLRYAGDRHLLTVAPTRAGKGVGSIIPNLLTYPGSCIVVDPKGENARLTAIRRSAMGQDVHILDPWFLLDEMKFASAFNPLDWLDAKDPNLSENALLMADSIVMRSQDEKDPFWNNEAASLLHGIFLYLATDPEEQAGDKHLGRVREIISLERSDLDSMFKRMTASDNAAVRNAGSRGLSMDDKLFSNIVSTLRSHTNFLESPAIQWNVKTTARGLDFAKLKERPTTVYLVLPADRLQTFGRWLRIIIQCAITVNARNIEKKPKHPILFFLDEMPALGHLASVETAYGLMAGFGMQMWGIVQDLSQLEKIYGKGWQTFVANAGVLQYLGSRDQMTAEYFSKLCGVTTLYSLSMAIASTIGGRDTVTRTQSEAQRSLIYPDELMTLPRHRQLLLVENWNPAVADKITYYNDRDFAPFARSLL, from the coding sequence ATGGCCACAGGGGGACCGTCGCAGAAGGGGGCACAGCCACAGCGGAAAGAAGAGCCGGGCTCGGAAGAAAGGCTCCCGTGGTGGGAAAGGCCGGTCGCCGCCTTCGTCGTGTTCGCGGCTGGCGTGCTGCCGATTTACCTCCTGGCCACGCCGGAGCGTCCGCCGTTTATCAGCCGCTCGGACTATATCGACGCGCAGTTCCTCCAGGTCCTCTACGGGGTCTTCTACCCGGCCTTGTGGCTGGCAGCGGGCTTCCTGCTCGTCTTCCTCCTGCACCTTCTCCGCGTGTATCGGTACATTGCCTACGGCATCCTTGCCCTTGCCGTCCTGTATGTCCTGCTGATTCCCGGCATCAGTGAAACGCTCACGAGCGTCACGTCCGGCGTCGCCTTTATCGTCGGCCTCCTCTGGGCCGCGTCCAGGTTCTTCCCGGCCAGGTTCCGGCGGCCGACAACCTACGGCTCTGCTACATGGGCCGATGCGGCGCATTTGGAGAAGGCCGGGCTGTTCGGTGAGGGTGGGCTTATCCTCGGGCGGTATCAGCGCGAAGCCCCTAAGCGCGGCAAGCCGCTGCCGACGCCGCAGCTCCTGCGCTACGCGGGCGACCGGCACCTTCTGACGGTCGCGCCGACACGGGCAGGCAAGGGCGTCGGGTCGATAATCCCGAACCTTCTGACCTATCCGGGCTCGTGCATTGTCGTGGACCCCAAGGGGGAGAATGCCCGGCTCACGGCCATCCGCCGGAGCGCCATGGGGCAGGATGTCCACATCCTCGACCCTTGGTTTCTGCTCGATGAGATGAAGTTCGCCTCGGCCTTCAATCCGCTCGACTGGCTCGACGCGAAGGACCCGAACCTCTCGGAGAATGCTCTTCTCATGGCCGATTCAATCGTGATGCGCTCGCAAGATGAGAAGGACCCCTTCTGGAACAACGAAGCCGCAAGCCTGCTCCACGGGATTTTTCTCTATCTCGCCACGGACCCCGAAGAACAGGCCGGGGACAAGCATCTTGGCCGGGTGCGAGAGATAATCTCGCTAGAGCGTAGCGACCTGGATTCCATGTTCAAGCGAATGACGGCCTCGGACAATGCGGCCGTTCGGAATGCGGGGAGCCGCGGCTTGTCGATGGATGACAAGCTTTTCTCGAATATTGTCTCGACCCTACGCTCGCACACGAATTTCCTCGAAAGCCCAGCCATTCAATGGAATGTGAAAACAACGGCGCGGGGCCTCGATTTCGCCAAGCTCAAAGAGCGGCCAACAACGGTTTATCTCGTCCTTCCGGCGGATCGCCTGCAAACCTTCGGGCGCTGGCTCCGTATCATCATTCAATGCGCGATCACGGTGAACGCGCGGAACATCGAGAAGAAGCCCAAGCATCCGATTTTGTTCTTCCTCGATGAAATGCCTGCCCTCGGCCATCTGGCCTCGGTCGAGACGGCCTATGGTCTGATGGCGGGCTTCGGGATGCAGATGTGGGGCATCGTCCAGGACCTGTCGCAGCTCGAAAAAATCTACGGCAAGGGCTGGCAAACCTTCGTCGCCAATGCCGGGGTCCTGCAATATCTCGGCTCGCGCGACCAGATGACGGCCGAGTATTTCTCGAAGCTCTGCGGGGTCACGACACTCTACAGCCTGAGCATGGCGATTGCCTCGACGATTGGCGGCCGTGACACGGTCACGCGGACGCAAAGCGAGGCGCAACGGAGCCTGATTTACCCCGATGAGTTGATGACGCTGCCCCGACATCGGCAGCTCCTATTGGTCGAGAACTGGAACCCCGCGGTCGCGGACAAGATTACCTACTACAACGACCGCGACTTCGCGCCGTTCGCCAGGTCGCTTCTCTAG
- a CDS encoding MobA/MobL family protein, giving the protein MAIYSLNVGSIGRSTHAAGTAGAHVRYISRPAAASEVFAHAMPSQPNAARSWMDRAEEGDRKNARVLDRIRLAIPRELTREQRQELVRVFCEDVTGNRVPWLAAIHQDGEDTHNPHAHIVVRDRDLETGKRVLKWSDSPRDRKAAGLPENAVEHIRERWEARANEALARAGHDIRIDRRSLEAQGIDRVPTIHIGPNAAHIETTVQRPESKTVIEKRGGRERVIDYPKIDAGRTRQERHAEIVDLNLERDARSPDFATRARAQLRREEILKDRNLERQLITEARRLTIDERRAREGFRAQEQRAQEEARARRAEVDSRLKATYAEKKATLLAAQAAERSGLKADQARLSQRVLRVLDLTGGTRRRHEEARRAMVKAQAEARRTLVARTRAERAVLQAQIAADLDGRLRALATERQAVEATLAGTRTAAERMADQRRQLRAAERAQAEIRLEAQLREAERLKRGPEDSPKGPQPARQVVGQSHIPPTPEPRPQPQTPPPGGDALRAVAAKTFTPAPSPAPARPREAAPTPVQPQRVPFPSVPPRPSPAALREAPPAPPRPGRTSDPTGTAAPASSPRPTPTPAPTQSAPSLPPRPGRQPEAPRAPDNLPPRPGRGENRETPREAPRPRPRTPDDDRTPGR; this is encoded by the coding sequence GTGGCGATTTACTCGCTGAATGTCGGGAGTATCGGGCGCTCGACCCATGCGGCAGGAACCGCAGGGGCGCATGTCCGCTACATCTCCCGACCCGCAGCCGCCTCCGAAGTCTTCGCGCATGCGATGCCCAGCCAGCCGAACGCCGCCCGGTCCTGGATGGACCGCGCCGAGGAGGGCGACCGGAAGAACGCCCGTGTCCTCGACCGTATCCGGCTGGCCATCCCCCGCGAGCTAACACGCGAGCAACGCCAGGAGCTTGTGCGCGTGTTCTGCGAAGACGTGACAGGCAATCGTGTGCCCTGGCTTGCCGCCATCCACCAGGACGGCGAGGACACCCACAATCCCCACGCGCATATTGTCGTGCGGGACCGCGACCTCGAGACCGGCAAGCGGGTCCTCAAATGGTCCGACAGCCCGCGCGACCGGAAGGCCGCCGGGCTTCCCGAGAATGCCGTCGAGCACATCCGGGAAAGGTGGGAGGCCCGCGCGAACGAGGCCCTCGCACGGGCCGGGCACGACATCCGGATTGATCGCCGGTCCCTGGAGGCCCAGGGCATCGACCGGGTTCCGACCATCCACATCGGCCCGAATGCGGCACACATCGAGACGACCGTTCAGCGGCCGGAATCGAAGACCGTCATCGAGAAGCGCGGCGGCCGGGAGCGCGTCATCGACTATCCGAAGATCGACGCCGGGCGCACCCGCCAGGAGCGCCACGCCGAGATTGTGGACCTCAACCTAGAGCGCGACGCCCGGTCCCCGGACTTCGCCACCCGCGCCCGTGCCCAGTTGCGGCGGGAGGAGATCCTCAAGGACCGGAACCTTGAGCGCCAGCTCATCACCGAGGCGCGCCGCCTGACGATAGACGAGCGCCGCGCGCGCGAAGGCTTCCGGGCGCAGGAGCAGCGCGCCCAGGAGGAAGCCCGCGCCCGCAGGGCCGAGGTGGATAGCCGGTTGAAAGCCACCTACGCCGAGAAGAAGGCCACGCTCCTTGCGGCCCAGGCCGCGGAGCGTTCCGGCCTGAAAGCCGACCAGGCCCGCCTGTCACAGCGCGTCTTGCGGGTCCTCGACCTCACCGGCGGCACACGCCGCCGCCATGAGGAAGCCCGCCGCGCCATGGTGAAGGCACAGGCAGAGGCCCGCCGGACCTTGGTGGCCAGGACGCGCGCCGAGCGCGCCGTCCTGCAGGCGCAGATCGCGGCCGACCTCGACGGCCGCCTTCGCGCCTTGGCGACCGAGCGACAAGCCGTCGAGGCCACCCTTGCGGGCACCCGCACAGCCGCCGAGCGGATGGCCGACCAGCGGCGGCAGCTTCGCGCCGCCGAACGTGCCCAGGCGGAAATCCGCCTTGAGGCGCAGCTCCGCGAAGCGGAGCGCCTCAAGCGCGGCCCCGAGGACAGTCCGAAGGGGCCACAGCCCGCGCGCCAGGTGGTGGGACAATCGCATATCCCGCCCACCCCAGAGCCACGCCCACAACCCCAGACGCCGCCACCAGGTGGCGACGCTCTCCGGGCCGTGGCGGCTAAGACGTTCACGCCAGCCCCCTCCCCTGCCCCGGCCCGGCCGCGCGAGGCAGCGCCCACACCTGTCCAGCCGCAGCGGGTTCCCTTCCCCTCCGTGCCACCACGGCCGTCCCCGGCCGCGTTGCGCGAGGCTCCCCCTGCGCCGCCACGTCCTGGACGTACGAGCGACCCGACCGGCACGGCTGCGCCTGCCAGCTCGCCCAGGCCTACGCCGACGCCTGCGCCGACCCAATCAGCGCCCAGCCTGCCCCCGCGTCCTGGACGCCAGCCCGAGGCCCCGCGCGCGCCTGACAATCTCCCACCACGGCCCGGCCGAGGCGAGAACCGCGAGACGCCGCGCGAAGCGCCACGTCCCCGGCCGCGCACGCCCGACGACGACCGCACGCCCGGCCGGTAG
- a CDS encoding ParA family protein has translation MKVLSVISQKGGVGKTTLATALAVEAANAGKKVVIFDLDPQASATFWKETRTDNLVALASFHSTLLASRLAAMREAGCDLVIIDTPPFSKDIAFEAAQYADFVLLPTRPAVLDVMAITRTLDLVKHYKHPFAVLLTFCPPQGREIEDSIKVIEKLDAEICPVRIGNRIAYSRAQQSGQAAQELDPDGKAAEEIKHLFAYVCMHLYADERKRSEKHDRKRAASGTR, from the coding sequence ATGAAGGTTCTCTCAGTGATTTCCCAAAAAGGCGGGGTCGGAAAAACGACCCTCGCCACGGCGCTTGCGGTCGAAGCCGCGAACGCCGGGAAGAAGGTTGTCATCTTCGACCTCGACCCGCAGGCGAGCGCCACCTTCTGGAAGGAGACCCGAACAGACAACCTGGTCGCCCTCGCCTCCTTCCATTCTACCCTTCTCGCCTCTCGCCTCGCCGCCATGCGCGAGGCCGGGTGTGATCTCGTCATCATCGACACCCCGCCCTTCTCGAAGGACATCGCCTTCGAGGCCGCACAGTATGCCGACTTCGTGCTTCTCCCGACGCGCCCGGCCGTCCTAGACGTGATGGCCATCACCCGCACCCTCGACCTGGTGAAGCACTACAAGCACCCCTTCGCCGTGCTGCTCACCTTCTGCCCGCCGCAGGGCCGCGAAATCGAGGACTCCATCAAGGTCATCGAGAAGCTCGACGCCGAGATTTGTCCTGTCCGCATCGGCAATCGCATCGCCTACAGCCGCGCGCAGCAGAGCGGACAGGCGGCCCAAGAGCTTGATCCGGACGGTAAAGCCGCCGAGGAAATCAAACACCTATTCGCGTATGTGTGTATGCACCTATACGCCGATGAACGTAAACGGAGCGAGAAGCATGACCGGAAACGCGCTGCAAGCGGTACTCGATAA
- a CDS encoding ribbon-helix-helix domain-containing protein, with product MTGNALQAVLDKAAKEAREPESTAPATPARASRAAQPKAAAPTRRLPVSNGAPTPAPAEKFYRPSRDNRKFVGGHFPPSVGKQLRLIAVEDDTTVQALLEEALNLLFVKKGRAKIEDLSK from the coding sequence ATGACCGGAAACGCGCTGCAAGCGGTACTCGATAAAGCCGCCAAGGAGGCCCGTGAGCCGGAAAGCACGGCCCCTGCCACCCCTGCCCGCGCCTCCCGCGCGGCGCAGCCGAAGGCGGCCGCGCCCACGCGCCGCCTGCCGGTCAGCAATGGCGCGCCCACACCTGCGCCCGCCGAAAAGTTCTATCGGCCGTCGCGCGACAACCGGAAATTCGTGGGCGGGCACTTCCCCCCGAGCGTCGGCAAGCAGCTCCGGCTTATCGCCGTCGAGGATGACACGACCGTTCAGGCCCTCCTTGAGGAGGCCCTCAACCTTCTCTTCGTGAAGAAGGGCAGGGCGAAGATAGAGGACCTCTCGAAGTGA